The following proteins are co-located in the Silene latifolia isolate original U9 population chromosome 1, ASM4854445v1, whole genome shotgun sequence genome:
- the LOC141656258 gene encoding uncharacterized protein LOC141656258: MQQKLATIDQLHHRGITLVNRCVLCKADNEMHKHLFFQCRFSDIVWQQILTWMRVQHRTSKLSKEVHWMAGRRVRKHWKAQWFSSCLGAIVYNLWEERNIRIFQGLEHDVDYIVKRIQYFVSIRLLYVTHPSKEGEIIDCFNA, from the coding sequence ATGCAGCAGAAACTGGCCACTATTGATCAGTTGCATCACAGGGGAATAACACTGGTGAACAGATGTGTACTATGCAAGGCTGATAATGAAATGCATAAACATTTGTTCTTTCAGTGCAGATTTTCTGATATTGTTTGGCAACAGATACTGACTTGGATGAGAGTGCAGCATAGGACGTCTAAGTTGAGTAAAGAAGTTCACTGGATGGCTGGTAGAAGGGTCCGTAAGCATTGGAAGGCACAATGGTTTTCTAGCTGTTTGGGTGCAATAGTTTACAATCTATGGGAGGAAAGAAACATTAGAATCTTTCAAGGATTGGAACATGATGTCGATTATATTGTCAAACGTATACAATATTTTGTTAGCATAAGATTATTATATGTAACTCATCCTTCTAAAGAAGGAGAGATTATAGATTGCTTTAATGCTTGA
- the LOC141656267 gene encoding uncharacterized protein LOC141656267: MIISSWNIRGFNDPIKQHEVRGYLSRNKVEVFGLLETTVKIWVFLDTIRVTLISSYGHDQLVHLELLHHISNKVIHVSFVYGSNDAGHRERLWGELIGLKSKVTNWILMGDWNIVRDMEERIGSNPPSVTEVLAINQSLLDCQLDDLHNFGCEFTWTNKRETATRIWSILDRVVANSLWLAQFPTTQDQHQHKRRFSYLNCWEEHQDYVKVMKQAWDVPVKGNAIHRLFSKLKNVKIQLINIHKTSYSGISEKVKVAHQQLHDCQLSLQTKPLDCSLLALEQTLLQTYLALKKAEKSSLTQRAKIQDIKYKDAPTSHSFARIAARKHQMAFGQQTPVDTTLMDSLGRPKISGSGWMELCRDIYDKEIQTALFSIASNKSPGQDGFSAQFFKTSWNTIKHKFCTVVKGFFTTGNMPKQANTTLLALISKKPFVSTVMDYRPIAYCIVFYKIVSKILCSKLKPFLPDIVGKNKGYGQQVVSPRCLIKVDIRKAFDSLQWEFIGKMLHYFNFPEKFQRWIMGSITSTWFSLKVNGDHIGFFKGASGLKQSDPLSPFLFVMSMEILSRVLRGIHQQHQKKTNIYMAGIRGNIKQEILTDTGYTEGQFPFRYLGVPLNEGKLNKTMFADLITKKKPTHSESWRSILQVRDELLAMAGNGTNAENLLSACVKKGCIQLSLLYDQFRRKGNPIS, translated from the exons ATGATAATCTCTTCTTGGAATATTAGGGGGTTTAATGACCCAATAAAGCAGCATGAGGTTAGGGGTTATTTGAGTAGGAATAAAGTAGAGGTGTTTGGTTTGTTGGAAACTACAGTTAA GATTTGGGTTTTCCTGGACACTATAAGGGTCACtttgatctcttcttatggccaTGATCAGCTAGTTCATCTTGAGTtgctacatcatatttctaatAAGGTGATACATGTCTCTTTTGTCTATGGTAGCAATGATGCTGGCCATAGAGAAAGATTGTGGGGTGAACTTATTGGTTTAAAATCCAAGGTCACTAATTGGATTTTGATGGGAGACTGGAATATTGTTAGGGATATGGAAGAGAGAATTGGGTCTAACCCTCCCTCTGTCACTGAAGTGTTGGCTATTAATCAATCCCTTCTGGACTGCCAATTAGACGATCTTCATAACTTTGGTTGTGAATTTACTTGGACAAATAAAAGAGAGACTGCTACTAGAATTTGGTCTATATTGGATAGAGTGGTTGCAAATTCCTTATGGTTGGCACAATTTCCCACTACTCAG GATCAACACCAGCATAAGAGGAGATTCAGTTACCTCAACTGTTGGGAGGAGCATCAGGATTATGTTAAGGTTATGAAACAGGCTTGGGATGTTCCTGTTAAAGGAAATGCAATTCACAGGTTGTTTTCCAAACTAAAAAATGTGAAGATACAACTCATTAATATCCATAAGACTTCGTATTCTGGGATCTCTGAGAAAGTTAAAGTTGCACATCAACAGTTACATGATTGTCAGCTTAGCCTCCAAACTAAGCCTCTGGACTGTTCTTTATTGGCACTGGAACAAACTTTGCTGCAGACTTACCTGGCTCTTAAGAAAGCTGAGAAAAGTTCTCTCACTCAAAGAGCTAAAATTCAAGATATTAAGTACAAGGATGCTCCCACTAGTCACTCTTTTGCTCGTATTGCAGCTAGGAAGCATCAAA TGGCTTTTGGCCAGCAGACCCCTGTTGACACTACTCTTATGGATTCTTTGGGTAGACCAAAAATCTCTGGATCTGGATGGATGGAACTTTGCAGGGATATTTATGATAAGGAAATCCAGACTGCTTTATTTTCTATTGCCTCCAATAAAAGCCCAGGACAAGATGGTTTTTCAGCTCAGTTCTTTAAAACTTCATGGAACACTATCAAGCATAAATTCTGCACTGTTGTCAAAGGTTTTTTCACAACTGGAAATATGCCAAAGCAAGCTAATACTACCTTGCTTGCCCTGATCTCTAAAAAACCATTTGTCTCTACTGTTATGGACTACAGGCCAATAGCATATTGTATTGTCTTCTATAAGATAGTTAGCAAGATCTTATGTTCTAAACTCAAGCCTTTCTTACCTGATATTGTGGGGAAAAACAAG GGATATGGACAGCAAGTGGTTTCTCCTAGATGCTTAATCAAAGTTGACATTAGGAAAGCCTTTGATTCTCTTCAATGGGAATTCATAGGTAAGATGTTGCATTATTTCAATTTCCCTGAGAAATTTCAGAGATGGATTATGGGGAGTATTACATCTACTTGGTTCAGTCTGAAAGTGAATGGTGATCATATTGGATTTTTTAAGGGAGCTAGTGGATTAAAGCAGAGTGATCCTTTGTCCCCATTCCTATTTGTTATGAGTATGGAAATCCTATCCAGGGTCTTACGAGGCATTCATCAACAGCATCAG AAAAAAACAAACATTTATATGGCAGGCATTAGAGGGAATATCAAGCAAGAAATTCTCACAGATACTGGTTATACCGAGGGACAATTTCCCTTCAGATACTTGGGAGTGCCACTAAATGAGGGGAAGCTAAACAAGACAATGTTTGCAGACCTTATCACAAAG AAAAAGCCTACTCACTCTGAAAGTTGGAGAAGCATCTTGCAGGTCAGAGATGAACTACTGGCTATGGCAGGTAATGGAACTAATGCTGAGAACTTACTGTCTGCATGTGTGAAGAAGGGATGCATTCAGCTTTCTTTACTCTATGATCAGTTTCGTAGGAAGGGCAATCCTATTAGTTAG